In the genome of Rubrivirga marina, the window CACGCCGTCGAAGAACCCGTTGACCATCGAGGTCGAGAGCTGGACGCCCAGGCCCAGGACGTCGCCCGGGCTCACGACGCCGGGCGCGACCGTCTGCCCGGCCGCGAGGAACCCGTCGATGATGGGCGGGAACCACACGCCGAACGAGGCGATGAGCCCGAACGCGAACGCGAGCCACGCCAGCTTCAAGACGAGCGCGCTCAGGATGCGGTCGGGGCCGCTCTCGCGGAGGGTCCAGACGATGGCCGAGAGGGCGATCTCGATGACGGCGAGGACCCCGAACGTCCCGGCCGCAATCCCGAGGAGCGCGGGCCGGGCAGCCTGGACGGCTGTGCGGAAGTCGTCGACGATCGTGTCGAGGACGGGCGGGGGGACGACGGGGACCGGGGCGAGTTGGGCGGCGGCCTCGGGAGCCGCGAGCGCGGCCACCGCGGCGACGGCGGCGCAGCGTCCGACCACGCGGGCGGCTCGGCCGACGGCGCGGGTCCGGGGGGCAGGCGTGGGCATGGCGGCTGTAGAGCGGTGTTACCGGCGGGAGGACGCCCCCCGTGCGAACCGGCCCACGGCCGCCCGAGCCCGGTACGGGCTGGCGAACGGGAGGTCGCGCGCGAGCAGGACGTAGAACCGGTACCCCGGCGAGACCCGGACCGTCGGTTGGACGCGGAGATCCTGGCGGACCGTCTCGGTCGCGATCCGCGAGAGCTCGATGGCGACCTGTCGCGAGGCCACCTCCTGGGGCGACACGTCGAACCCGATGCCCCGGTTGGACGGCGCCGCCATCTCGACCCCGGCGCCGACGGCGGCCAGCAGCAACGCCGAGCCGACCACGCGGCCGTAGTGGCGATCCACCCGGTCGGAGAGCCCCGCGTTGCCTTCGAGGTCGGCGCCGGGCAGGCCCGGCAGCTCGACCGTTGTCCCGTTGGGGAAGGTCATCTGTGTCCAGGCCACGAGCGCCCGGTTCTGGCCCGTCGCGATCTGGTCGTCGTACTCGCCGACGAGGCGGGTCCCGGCCGGGATCAGTACGTCGCGCTGGGTCACCGAGTCGTAGACGTTTCGGGTGACCTGGGCGACGACGGGGCCGGGCAGGTCCGAGTTCATCCCCGTCACGAGCGCGGCCGGGATGACGGACCCGGCCCGGAGTGTTGGGCGCCCGCTGGCCGGTCTGGCGACGACCTCGTACTCCGTGCCGCGCCCGGCGCTGGCGGTCGCCGAGGCTCGGCTCTGGGGAGTCGCCCCCGTGCTCTGCGAAGTCAGGGCCGTCGGGTGGGCCACAGCGGCGGGGACACGCGCCGTCGGCGGCGGGGCGTCGTTCGACGAGAACATCCCGGCCACCTCGCGCATGAACGCCAGCTCCTCGGCGACCTCTGGCCCGAGGTCGGCGGGCGGGTCCGGCCTCTGCGGTCCACTCGCGGACGACCCCGCCATGAGCGGCGAGGCCACGGCGCGCTCGTACGACTCCCGTGCCGGGTCGGGCGTCCGAGCGGGGGCGCCCGACGCCGGGCGGCTGCCGGCGCCCTGACCGCTCCCCGTCGCTCCGTACGCCTGCGTGGTGGCGTAGCCGTGCGCCGGGGCCGCGGAGCCGCCCCCGCCGTAGGAGCCGTACGCCTGAGCGCCGTAGGGGTTGGACCCGTAGGGGTCCGGGTACGCTGGGTCCACGGGCGCCGCCGGGTCGAGGGCCGTCTCGTCGTAGTACCCGGCCGTCGCCTCGTCGACGTACGCGCCCGGGGGCGGGCCGGCGGGCGCGGCCTGAGCGTCCGGTGCAGCCGAGTCGCCGCCCCCGAACACGACGAGGAGCAGGCAGAGGACGGTCCCGGCGATGAGGACGCCCGCCATCGCGAACTTCCGGTCGATCCGGACGGGCTCGTTCCGTTCGTCGGGCTCGGGCTCCAGAACGTCGGCGACCCGGCGCTCATCGGTGAGCGCGCTGGGCGTCGCCCGGTCGTCCTCGGGTTGGCCGTCGTCGAGCTGGGGGCCATCGCCGGGAGCGCCGTCGCCAGAGGCGGTCCACGCACCGGGCGGGGCCGACGGCGCGGAGACCTCGGGATCGAGGATGGGCGAGTCCACGTCGGGGGGACCGAACGGCTGGAGATCGTCGTCGTGGGGGAACATGGCGTGCTTCTGCGCTGGGCCACCCTCGCCGGTCGAGGGCGGGACGGGTTAGTCGTTGGCGCGGAGGATTCGGACGGAGCGCTCGACCTGGCGCGTCCCTCCGAGCCCGAGGAAGCCGGTGCGGACTGTGGCCCCGAGCACGAGCTCGAACACGTCGGCCGTCCGGTCTGTCACGTAGGTCCCGTCGTCGTAGGCGTAGTTGAGGACCTCGCGCTCACCGCCCGGCCCCTGGACGTAGAGGACGGGGACCGTCCCGCCCCGGAGCTGCGCGGGGTCGAGCTGGACGTAGGTGTGGACGCCGTCGTCGAACACCCGCGCGACCATCTCGCGGGCCTGGCGGTCGCCGACGGTCTGGTAGTTGAACGAGAGGTCGTCGAGCGAGGCCAGGTCCTCGAGCGTCGGCTCGGCCGAGCGCGCGGCCACCGCGGCGGCCTCGGCCGCGCGGGGACCGTAGGCGGTCCCGGCGAGGGCGTCGTCGGGGTAGTAGAACCGGATGTGCCGGGCGTAGCGGGGCTGCGGGTTCTGCGCCTCGGCGCGCCGGGCACGTCGGGACCGCGCGCGCCGAGGTGCCGGGGCCGAGTCGAGCGTGACGTGGTAGACCCGTCGGTCGGTCGAGACCACGAGGTTCGTCGTCACGTCGTGGGCGAGGGGCTTCACGACGACGAGGGGGACACGGCCCGCCGGTCCGGTCTGCGTTTGCTCGATGGCGAACCG includes:
- a CDS encoding TrbG/VirB9 family P-type conjugative transfer protein, which gives rise to MPRTPRPVLAAALAALVVASVPAALAQADAGPSAADPETIVLASGATATVATPGPDGTLVGDGFTSGSVVVTSAQMEQALGELVAEYQRTGRAGVLRQSTVMVFPFGHSQPVLAAAPLRASVIELQPGETVLGIVAGDTERFAIEQTQTGPAGRVPLVVVKPLAHDVTTNLVVSTDRRVYHVTLDSAPAPRRARSRRARRAEAQNPQPRYARHIRFYYPDDALAGTAYGPRAAEAAAVAARSAEPTLEDLASLDDLSFNYQTVGDRQAREMVARVFDDGVHTYVQLDPAQLRGGTVPVLYVQGPGGEREVLNYAYDDGTYVTDRTADVFELVLGATVRTGFLGLGGTRQVERSVRILRAND
- the trbL gene encoding P-type conjugative transfer protein TrbL, with amino-acid sequence MPTPAPRTRAVGRAARVVGRCAAVAAVAALAAPEAAAQLAPVPVVPPPVLDTIVDDFRTAVQAARPALLGIAAGTFGVLAVIEIALSAIVWTLRESGPDRILSALVLKLAWLAFAFGLIASFGVWFPPIIDGFLAAGQTVAPGVVSPGDVLGLGVQLSTSMVNGFFDGVSLIDLSFSLMATAILVALAAFFVELMYAVIAAALVVVIVESFIALAAGALVLGFAAFRGTANLADRFVAYVFNLGIRLFSLFLLVGVGYNVAQTWLPLVSGGSSDVTAALTVLGGSLTFTLLVVVIPYKVSTLLTRDLTVGFERALSSV
- a CDS encoding TrbI/VirB10 family protein yields the protein MFPHDDDLQPFGPPDVDSPILDPEVSAPSAPPGAWTASGDGAPGDGPQLDDGQPEDDRATPSALTDERRVADVLEPEPDERNEPVRIDRKFAMAGVLIAGTVLCLLLVVFGGGDSAAPDAQAAPAGPPPGAYVDEATAGYYDETALDPAAPVDPAYPDPYGSNPYGAQAYGSYGGGGSAAPAHGYATTQAYGATGSGQGAGSRPASGAPARTPDPARESYERAVASPLMAGSSASGPQRPDPPADLGPEVAEELAFMREVAGMFSSNDAPPPTARVPAAVAHPTALTSQSTGATPQSRASATASAGRGTEYEVVARPASGRPTLRAGSVIPAALVTGMNSDLPGPVVAQVTRNVYDSVTQRDVLIPAGTRLVGEYDDQIATGQNRALVAWTQMTFPNGTTVELPGLPGADLEGNAGLSDRVDRHYGRVVGSALLLAAVGAGVEMAAPSNRGIGFDVSPQEVASRQVAIELSRIATETVRQDLRVQPTVRVSPGYRFYVLLARDLPFASPYRARAAVGRFARGASSRR